The nucleotide sequence GTCATCATCACAGACGACCCGCAGGAGATTATCAGTCGATGCCAGAGCGGAGAGGTAGACCTGGTGCTGATGGATGTGAACATTCCCGGTGCTGAGTGGGAGGGGCAGGAGGTCAGCGGGGCAGATCTGGCCCGCCATCTTAAAGAACATGCAGCAACTGCTCATATCCCCATTATTCTGATCACCGCTTATGCCATGTTGAGTGAGCGTCAGGCTCTGATGGAGGCTTCCCATGCCGATGGCTTTTGTGCCAAGCCGGTTACTGATTACAAAGCTCTGCTGGACATGATTGACCGATTAGGCAATCGGGTTGATTGAGAGACGTGGCTCAACTGGACTTAAATTCCGCACAACCATATCCAGAGTGCCTGTCCTGCAACCAACGCTTGATCTGATCTATCGCAGGACCCACTATCGCCTGGGTGGAACCCAACCCAACCGTGTTAAAGCACCAGTTACCCTGATGGGTGACAACCGAAGGGCAATGCATCCGATGGTACCTGCTCCATCAGAATCGATTGCTGAACAGGCACGGGTTCTTGTGATTCAGCATCGCCAAAAGGCAGTTCAACGTGAAATGTCTGTTCTGGAGCGGTTTGAAGAAGCCATTGGTGCTCCAGCAGGAGCTATCACAGCCTACGATGCCCATGAGGCTGTCATGAGCTAAGAACTCACTGAAAGCCTCTCCGAAAGCTCCTCAGTCTGGGTTCAGGCTTTGACAGTCAGGGCTTTTCGGAGAGGCTTTAGAGAGCAAGGACTGTATCCCGCAGAGGCAAGCCCTCTAACGATGCATGTGCTCTTCCAAAAGGGCCTGTGCCCGTGGTTTGTAGAGCAGGTAGAACAGTGCTTCAATATAGCGAATCATGTCTTCCCGTTCTTCAGAAGAGGTGTAGTTCCAGAACCCATAAATCTTTGCCAGCGACAACAGGCGGGTGGTGTGGATTTTCCAGGTGTAAGTGCTGTAAACCCGTTCGATCGCCCGATTTGAAATCTCATTCCAATAGTTCGGATTTTGGTCGCATTTGGAAATGAATTCCAGAATAATCCCTGCCATCTCCTCCAGATGGGTGGGATTAATCAGGAATCCGTTGACTTTGTTCTGAATAATTTCAAGGGGTCCACCAAATCGAGTGGCAAAGGTGGGAAGTCCGGTAATCATCGATTCCAGAATGGTCAAGCCAAAGGCTTCAAACAGTGCTGGCTGGACAAAAATTCCCTGGTGGTCAGCAATAATGCGGTAAATTTCACCCGAGTCGCCCTTAGGCAGCCGCACACCCAGCCAGCGAATTTTGCCATGCAGGTTGTACTCATCAATGATGCGGTACAGTTTCTCAATTTCATCAATTTCTTCGTGGTCGGTTGAGTCTTCGGTACGGAGTTTCCCGGCAACCAGGATCAGATTGCAGTGCTCCTGAAGTTCCGCGCTTTTTGCAAAGCACTCTGCCAGACCCGTCAAATTTTTAATCCGGTCGAGCCGCGCCATTGAAAATAAGGGGCGCTTTGCCGGATTGTCCAGGGTGCCGTAGACCTGAGCCGGATCTTCGAGTGTAAAGAGCAGTTCTTCCAGGCGATCGCGACTTTCCAGCAGCCGGTCATCCATGCGGGTGTAGGGGAAGAAAACACTTTCGTTGACCCCGGGTGGTACCACATTAAACTTGGGGCTAAATAGCTCAATGCCGCTGGTGACGTGGTACAGGTCGGGCATAGTAAAGGACTTGTAGGACTCGTATTGCCCTACGCTCTCATGGGTTCCAACAATTTCCTGATAGGTACTGCTAACAATAAAGTTAGCGGCATTCATCGCAATCAGATCGGCTGTAAATTGAAGCGAAAAGTGATACTTATCCTCCAGATCCTGCCAGTAGAGGTTGCTGAACAGGTATTTTGACTTTTCCAGGGCATGGGCAATGTTGCACTGGGTCACTTTCAACTGCCGTGCCAGCAGAAATGCCACCAGATTACCGTCAGAGTAATTTCCCACAATTAGATCGGGCTTACCGCCAAACTCAGCCCGCAGTTCTTTCTCGGCATCGATCGCAAACGTTTCCAGGTAGGGCCAGATCTCAAACCGGGAAATCCAGTTCTGAGTCAGTTTGGGGTTGAACTCGCGGAAAGGAACCCGCAGGATCCAGCCATCTTCGGTTCCATGAATTTTCTCCAGACGTTGATTACAGAGGGTGCCATCACTGTTCGGAATCAAACGTGTGAGGACAATGACCCTGGGATGAAAGTTCAGGACATCCAACCCGGCCAGTTCAATATCTTCCTGGAGTTGCTTTTCCAGACTTTTGACCTGATCCAGGATGTAGACAACCTGCCCACCCGTATCCGGGCGTCCCAGAACCCCTTCCTGTCCAAACCAGCCGTGGGGAGAAATAATGGCAATCCGAAACAGCATGGGTATGCGGGAAATGAAGGATTCCAGGGCCTGATGGTCTGGAGAATCAATCAACTGATCCATCATTTCCAGGGTTTCCCTGACCCGGTCAACAGTGTTGCCCCAGCCTGGCTCAAATCCCAGATTTTGCAGGTCAAAGCGAAAGAATTCAAAGGGCTGGTTACCGGGGCGATCGCTCAACAATTGCAGAGCTGCCTTGATCTGGTCAGATAACTGCTGTTGGGACTGGATGCGTTCATTAATCAAAAGTTGAGACCCATCGTGGCTGTGCAGTCGCAGAAAATTAAACAGGGCATTCTGCCACTGCCTGGGATCCTGGAACAGCTTGCTGGAGAGGTAACGGTTTAAAAATTCAACCCCCTTACCAATGTTTTTGGGATCACGAATGCTGGGCGAATAGTCATAAAAAGGATCAAAGTCAATTTCTAAAACGTCTCCTTCCTGGGGATGGTAGCGATTCACCAGGCGATCGCGCAGATCTAACAGTTCCTGAATGCTCATGGGTTCAACGGTCAGATCTTCTAACAGGCGGTAGGCTTCCTGTCTGGCAATTCGAGGACGAATCACCAGACAGAGACTCTCAGCGTCGAATATAATTTCCTGGACATAAAAAATCAATTTACTTAAGCGGGAAGAGGTATAAAAGCGCTCGGATTTTTCATAGTTCCGACAATAATCATCAAAGGCAGTCAAAATTTCATTACGCAACAGATAACGTTTATCCGATGCACGCAGCAAACTGGCAAACTGGCGCAAATTTGTCTTTTCATCACTCTGTAGAACTGCCTGTATCAAGTCCGACATCAGAATTTCTCCCTTCGTACCTGGTAGTGGTGGATGAATCTTTTCAGTTTTTCTAGCGTTGAGTCAGTAACCAGCCCAAACCCTAGAATCCCAAACCTCTCGAAGCTAAATTCGATCGTTGCAATCGAACCTCTCTCCCCAGGATGAAAATTTAGGGTTTCAGATGGTTATACAGTAATCCTGGTTGGATTATCAGAAGAAATACCGGCTGAATCCCTTCTGATAAGGCCTCTCACTCTCACAATGAATTCAGGACTGCTATATAGAGATAATTAGATGATGGGAGGACATGGCAGAATCGCTACCAGTAAATACCTGTCCCACAAACAATTTCCCTATCAGAAGACAGGAATTGTCTGTCCCATCGAGAAAACACTGTCATGCCTCAAGCAAACCATAGCTGTAAATTCACTGATGATTCTATAAAGCTATTCACAGGATGGCTTAAATTCCCGTAAAGATTTCAATAACCTCCAATTTTGAACGGGGAAGGGGTTGCTGAATATAGCAGGGGACAATGGTGAATATTTCAAAGAGAGTGGATCGTACAAAAGCCTCCACGATTTCTCAAGCTGCCATGCATCCGCAGAAACAGCCCAAAAGCAGAACGAGAAACTGTTTGTAAACTAGTGGTCTGTCAAATTAAATTTGACAGGTAACTGAATACTGAAAGGCTGATTGAAGTTAAATTTTGAGGGTCTGCGACCCGTCAAAATTTTCCTGACGGAACACTAGTGCAGGTTGCCGAAAATAACCCACCAGTTTCAGGTTGAACCACAAAGACACAAAAGTACTAAGAAACTTTGTGTCTCTTCGTGCCTTTGTGGTGAAAAATTTCTGCCGCAATGCACCAGTGTTAAAACTGTCCAGGCGTTTGCAGCTCAAATGTTTCGAGCTTCGGGTCATTTGTTCCAGAAAACCTCGAATCCCTCGCTTACCAGGGCATTTATATTTTTTACATATTTATTTACAAACAGTTTCTGAGGGATTTTGGAAACTTTTGCTCACGAAATAAACGGAGCGGGGGCCAGACGATAAATAATCTGAACCCTGGGACCAAACACAACCGTATCTCCTGGCTGCAATTCCCAGTCGCGCAGCTTCTGTCCGTTGATCAGCAGACCGTTCGTGCTTGGTTTACCATCAGGGCTACCGTCACTGATTCGATAGGTAAAGGTATGATCTTCTCTTAAGACTTTAGTCAAAAAGGCGTGCTGGCGAGAAGCAAATCGAGAGTGAAGGCAGATGTCATTGTGGGGATCACGCCCAAGTCGATAGTGATCCTTTTCTAAAAGGATCTCGCGTCTGCCCAGATCGTCTTCTACGACCAGAAATGGCTGACCTTGAGTGATGGGTAATGCTCCTTCTGAGGAAATCCATTCTGACAAAGAAGCCTTACCAAAACGGCTGTCTCCTTCAACAAAAGTTGGATCCTCCTGACCTGTGGTGTACCAGACAGGACTGGTAGTCGGTTGTCGATCGCTGAAACCCATGTGTTCAGAAGCCAGATTGCGAGCCTGTCGGGAAACTTCATCATCTGGTTGGATAGAGAGTGCCCGGTCGTAACTGGCAATTGCCTCTGTATGCCTCCCTAACTCAACCAGGGCATTCCCCCGATTACGCCATGCCAGGTGACTATCTGGATTGATTTGAAGTGCCCGGCTATAGCAGGAAAGAGCTTCTTCAGGAACATTCAGCCCATAGAGCAACGCATTGCCGCGATTTTGCCATGCTATCTCATAATCGGGCTTGATGTTTAATGCCTGGTCGTAACAAGCAATCGCACCGATATAGTCTCCCAATCCGTACTGAAGTGCATTGCCCCGATCATGCCAGATCTGGAAGGCGACATCCAGTTTAGGGTGGAGAGCCAGGGCGCGGTCAAAGCTGGCGATCGCGTCTCTGTAGTCACCACAGTTTTCCAGAGCCAGGCCGCGTTCGTACCAGGCTTCATAAAAGTCGGGACGAGCATTTAAGACGCGATCAAAATAAAAGACCGCCTGCTCAAATTCTTCAGCCATCAGTGCCGAAAGCCCCCGTCGAAAGCACTGGAGGGTTTCGCCGCTAAGTGGCAGTTGACCTGTGTCCAACATCTGACAGCTTCCTGAGGGGGCTAATGTCGGTTAGTAGTTCAAAGAACTAAGATTAATGCCTGGTACACCGACTTTCTAGAGCAACTATGTAAATTTTACCGAATGTCTATAAAGTTCGAGTCAACTTCGGCAATTTCCAGCCATTTCTTTAAAGTACATTTTCTCCCCGGCAGGTTTCCGTAAAGGTGAACACTGGCAGATGACTGGTAACGAGATTATGAGCAGATGTTAATCAGATACCTTGATTTCGCCAGCTCTGGATGTGAGCGAATTTATATTAATTTTTCTAATTCATTTAGGGCTTATCCATATTTTTATTTGATGAAAAAGTGAGGGAGTCATGTTTGATCGGCTACAAGAAGACTTCACGTTTGTTGAGGCAGGTGGTTGGCAATCTGCCTGCGTTAAGAATTCTGAAACCCCTGAACGGAAAGGGTTATAGAGAAATCCGATGGCTACATTGCCGATACATTGGAATGCATCTGTAAAGGGATGTCCAGGCAAATGATTGATACAAATGCTGTGTTTTAATGCGGATAGAGAACCCCAGGATGAACTTTTGCAATTACTAAGTTGTGCTAAAGTTCGATTTTAAGTAGTCAAGAATAATTAAGTCACATTCCTGCAACCTGTGCGATCGCGGGTTACGTTCGCTGGTGGTTCATAGTAGAAAACACTCTATTGAATTCAGTTCTCCAAAGTCTGCACGTTTACTTAATGGATTGCTGCTTAGTGGACTATCGCCCAACCACCTAAACGCAACCCTGTCTGGAAGAACTACGGCGTAATCTTTTGGAGGCATGGTTTGACAATTTTCAGGTACTCCATCGTTCGGAATTGATTTCTCCGTAGTGCGGCCTGTCTGCCCATAAGCCTGAAGATCAGGCGATAAGAATCTTTGATCTCATCCACACAAGTCCAAAATTATTTCCATTGAAAGATGTGCCTTACTCATTAAATCTATATTCTGAGAGTCGTCACAAACTTCTTTAAGCTTGTGTTTCCTGTTAGTTTGCTTACTTTTTTGTTCAACTTTAGTAGATACCTCACAAAGCCATGTTTTTCTCAGACAGAAAGCGTATCGCTCTGATTTCCGTTCATGGCGATCCCGCCATTGAAATTGGGAAGGAAGAAGCGGGTGGACAGAATGTTTATGTACGTCAGGTTGGCGAAGCGCTGGCGCGCCACGGATGGCAGGTAGACATGTTCACGCGCCGGGTCAGCCCCGATCAGCCAGAGTTTGTTGATCACAGTCCCCACTGTCGGACCATTCGCTTGAAGGCAGGCCCCCAGGAGTTTGTTCCACGGGATGAACTGTTTGAATTTTTGCCTGAGTTTGTGCAGGCGTTTCTAATGTTTGAACAGCGCCAGAACCTTAGCTATCCCATCATTCACACGAATTACTGGCTGTCATCCTGGGTTGGTATGGAGTTGAAGAAGCATCATCCGTACCTGAAGCAGGTTCACACCTATCATTCTTTGGGAGCTGTTAAGTATAAATCGATTCCAACCATTCCTTTAATCGCTAAGACCCGTTTGGCCGTTGAAAAGGAAATTTTAGAGAAGGCAGATCGGATTGTAGCAACCAGTCCTCAGGAGAAAGACCATATGCGATCGCTGGTGTCTGCGCTTGGCACCATCGATATCATCCCTTGCGGCACCGATGTTGAACACTTTGGTAGTGTAGACCGCCAGATGGCACGGCAGGCACTGGGCATTGCCCCAGACGAAAAGTTAATCCTGTATGTAGGACGGTTTGATCCGCGAAAGGGAATTGAAACCCTGGTAAGGGCAGTGCATCGTTCTTGCCTGCGAGATTCTGGTAAGTTGAAACTGTTTATTGCGGGTGGTAGTCGCCCCGGTCACAGTGATGGGCGGGAGCGCGATCGCATTGAAGGCATTGTCGCTGAGCTGGGCTTAGGTCAGATCACCCATTTCCCTGGTCGGTTAAGCCGAGAGCAGTTGCCTGCTTATTATGCAGCGGCGGATGTCTCTGTAGTTCCCAGCCATTATGAACCCTTTGGTCTGGTTACAATTGAAGCGATGGCAGCAGGGACTCCTGTGGTGGGCAGTGATGTTGGTGGACTGCAATTTACCATCGTCCCAGAGGAAACCGGGCTACTGGCTCCCCCACGAGATGATGCGGCATTTGCGATCGCCATTGATCGGATTTTGACTCAACCAGAATGGCGTAACCAATTAGGGGAAGCAGCCCGGAAACGAGTGAGAACCAGGTTTAGCTGGGATGGCATTGCAATTCAGTTGAATCGCCTGTATGCACAGTTACTGGAAAAACCTGTGGCTGTGAGTAAAACAGTCTCTCCGGTCAGCGCTTAATTGAATGGCACTGACATAGGGGGTTAAAGATCTCCAATTGAGAAGAAGTCCGTTCAACGAAATATCAAAGAAATGGAGCAAAGTCAGACCCAGACGGTAAGCTTTGCTCCATTGTCATAGTAATTAAACAATCCTTAAGCCTACCAAAAGCGATCGCGGAAGTCCTGGATCGTTTCAAATCTTATTCACCCAATAACGGGTGCCTGCCCTCTATGCAACAACAGGTGGGGCGTCCTGGCTTTGAGTCGGGACCGTTCCATCGTCGGCCCTGGGACGAAGGCAGCTATGCGCTGCGGCAATTGGTCAGTGACACCGCAGTTTGGCATGTCGATTGAAGCAGCCTGGACCCATCTGAGCATTCAATCTCAGTCTTACAGTTTTAACGATCGCCCCCGCCAGGTCCAGCCCCAACCCGTTTCTGTTTTGATGATGGAAGCAAGGGCGATCGCGGCAACCAGCAACCCTCCAATCCCAGTCAGCCACCAGTAACGGGGGGGAAGGCCAACCAGCTCGTACAGGGATTGCCGCAGGCGATACTGGAACAGGATAACGGCCAGCGCTATCCCTGAAGCCAGCCAACCAGTCCAGTCCAGCCCGACGATGATTGCCTGCATCGTTAAGCCCATTAGCCCCAGCCAGGGAAGCGTACAGATCCAAACCGTGACAATGGCTGAGTAAAGGATTAGCGGCAGGTTGCGGCGAGAACCCAGATACCAGTTTTTCGTCCAGCCTTCCCAGATAGCTGCCCAGGACGTATACATCCGCACCGATGTCAGATGTTGTCCCAGGGCATACTTAAGCCTCAGCCCCATTTGTTTCACCCGGCGTGCCAATTCCACATCTTCTACCACTTCGCTGGCAACGGATTGGTGCCCTCCCAGCTTTTCGTAAGCCGTTCGCCGGAAAAGCATAAACTGTCCATTGGCAAAGGCTGTTTCGCTGTCAGGACGGCTGACCTCGGCGAAGTCAAAACCAATCGCCAGCAGAGTCAGAATTAAGGGTTGCACCAGCCATTCTGCCAGACAACCACAGACCACCTCCGGACAGACGGTCAGCAGGTCTATCTGTTCAATTTGCATCCTGTGGACTGCGGCGGCGATCGCCCCTGGTTTCAATCGTACATCCGCATCCAGAAACAGCAAAAACTCGCCATTGGCTCGTTGCGCTCCCTGGACACACGCCCAGTTTTTTCCCATCCACCGCTCTCCCGGAGGGCGAGGCTCACCCGCCACCACCTGCAATCGAGGATCTGCTAAGGTTTTCTGCAAGCGTTGAGCAATTTCCAGCGTTTCATCTGTGGACTGGTCATCGATTACCCAGACCTGCAGGAACTCGGCTGAAGTCTCCGTGCTGGCTAACACTGAAGTCACACAACTCTCAATGTTAGATGCTTCGTTATAGGCTGGAATGATAACTGCAACCCTGGGCTGTAGAGGACTGGAATCGTCAAGTGGTTTATCTGCGATCGCAGGCTCAAGTCTGGGGGCTGATACAGCCACCTGCTGTAATCGTCTGGACTGAACCATGACGCCCACCAGCGCAACCACCAGTGCCCCTAAAACAATTACACTTGCATCCACTTCAACAGTCCTCTCCCATCCCAAAACTGACTTCATCATGTTCATCTTCACACCCCATAGCGAAAGGGGTGCATCCCACTTGTGTAATGAGCAATAATGCTCAATCATCAACCCCTTGCTGATTGAGTGGTCTAGAGTCTGTCTCAAAATTAGTCTTACAAGACAGAGATGCCCCCTGGCGAAAGAAACGACCCTGCTAAAGGGGGAAGCCCCCTGAAGCCAGACTCCAACGAAGCCGAAATCTACACCGAAGCCCTGACAGGAACCCTGCTGATGTATGTTAGGTCGTAAAAATGGGTTTACTAGGAGAATAGGAGTAAATCCATTTTGAATGATGTTTTGACCGCAATGATGCATCCCCACACAGAACTACGATTCATTAATGAATTAATTGGGTATGGCGTGTTTGCGACAAAATTCATTCCAAAGGGAACCATAACCTGGATCCTGGATGATTTAGACCAAAAATTTGACGAGTCTTATGTCGCCTCCCTGAATCCCCTCTCACGGGAGTGGTTGGTCAAATACTGCTACCGGGACAACGAAGGTAAATATATTCTGTGCTGGGATATCGCTCGATATGTGAACCATAGTTTCAACTCAAACTGTATTGCGACTCCCTACAAATTTGAGGTAGCCGTGAGAGATATTTATCCTGACGAGGAATTAACCGATGATTACGGTTACTTCAATTTAGACAAACCCTTTTACTGCTTCCCCGAACCGGGAAGTTCTCGAACTAAAGTGATGCCCGACGATATTTTGCACTACTACCCGGAGTGGGACCGGAAAGCCGCCGATGCCATGCAGTATTTCAATCAGGTCCATCAACCGCTGGAACATTTAATTGAGCGTAGATTTATTGATAAGGTTAGAGCAATTGCCCTGGGTAAAGAGAAAATGGATTCAATTCTTTTGTGCTATTACGATCGCACCGTCGAGATGAAAGCTGCCAGTTAAAGGAATGTTTGAATTGACGAGTAAAGGATTGATGGCATGAGCATGGTTTCTACGGTGGAGGACTCCAGCCCACCG is from Leptothermofonsia sichuanensis E412 and encodes:
- a CDS encoding SET domain-containing protein, with protein sequence MNDVLTAMMHPHTELRFINELIGYGVFATKFIPKGTITWILDDLDQKFDESYVASLNPLSREWLVKYCYRDNEGKYILCWDIARYVNHSFNSNCIATPYKFEVAVRDIYPDEELTDDYGYFNLDKPFYCFPEPGSSRTKVMPDDILHYYPEWDRKAADAMQYFNQVHQPLEHLIERRFIDKVRAIALGKEKMDSILLCYYDRTVEMKAAS
- a CDS encoding response regulator is translated as MNILLIDDDAILAKGTAKLIQRLGHHHVIITDDPQEIISRCQSGEVDLVLMDVNIPGAEWEGQEVSGADLARHLKEHAATAHIPIILITAYAMLSERQALMEASHADGFCAKPVTDYKALLDMIDRLGNRVD
- a CDS encoding glycosyltransferase family 4 protein, with amino-acid sequence MFFSDRKRIALISVHGDPAIEIGKEEAGGQNVYVRQVGEALARHGWQVDMFTRRVSPDQPEFVDHSPHCRTIRLKAGPQEFVPRDELFEFLPEFVQAFLMFEQRQNLSYPIIHTNYWLSSWVGMELKKHHPYLKQVHTYHSLGAVKYKSIPTIPLIAKTRLAVEKEILEKADRIVATSPQEKDHMRSLVSALGTIDIIPCGTDVEHFGSVDRQMARQALGIAPDEKLILYVGRFDPRKGIETLVRAVHRSCLRDSGKLKLFIAGGSRPGHSDGRERDRIEGIVAELGLGQITHFPGRLSREQLPAYYAAADVSVVPSHYEPFGLVTIEAMAAGTPVVGSDVGGLQFTIVPEETGLLAPPRDDAAFAIAIDRILTQPEWRNQLGEAARKRVRTRFSWDGIAIQLNRLYAQLLEKPVAVSKTVSPVSA
- a CDS encoding sucrose synthase, producing the protein MSDLIQAVLQSDEKTNLRQFASLLRASDKRYLLRNEILTAFDDYCRNYEKSERFYTSSRLSKLIFYVQEIIFDAESLCLVIRPRIARQEAYRLLEDLTVEPMSIQELLDLRDRLVNRYHPQEGDVLEIDFDPFYDYSPSIRDPKNIGKGVEFLNRYLSSKLFQDPRQWQNALFNFLRLHSHDGSQLLINERIQSQQQLSDQIKAALQLLSDRPGNQPFEFFRFDLQNLGFEPGWGNTVDRVRETLEMMDQLIDSPDHQALESFISRIPMLFRIAIISPHGWFGQEGVLGRPDTGGQVVYILDQVKSLEKQLQEDIELAGLDVLNFHPRVIVLTRLIPNSDGTLCNQRLEKIHGTEDGWILRVPFREFNPKLTQNWISRFEIWPYLETFAIDAEKELRAEFGGKPDLIVGNYSDGNLVAFLLARQLKVTQCNIAHALEKSKYLFSNLYWQDLEDKYHFSLQFTADLIAMNAANFIVSSTYQEIVGTHESVGQYESYKSFTMPDLYHVTSGIELFSPKFNVVPPGVNESVFFPYTRMDDRLLESRDRLEELLFTLEDPAQVYGTLDNPAKRPLFSMARLDRIKNLTGLAECFAKSAELQEHCNLILVAGKLRTEDSTDHEEIDEIEKLYRIIDEYNLHGKIRWLGVRLPKGDSGEIYRIIADHQGIFVQPALFEAFGLTILESMITGLPTFATRFGGPLEIIQNKVNGFLINPTHLEEMAGIILEFISKCDQNPNYWNEISNRAIERVYSTYTWKIHTTRLLSLAKIYGFWNYTSSEEREDMIRYIEALFYLLYKPRAQALLEEHMHR
- a CDS encoding glycosyltransferase codes for the protein MMKSVLGWERTVEVDASVIVLGALVVALVGVMVQSRRLQQVAVSAPRLEPAIADKPLDDSSPLQPRVAVIIPAYNEASNIESCVTSVLASTETSAEFLQVWVIDDQSTDETLEIAQRLQKTLADPRLQVVAGEPRPPGERWMGKNWACVQGAQRANGEFLLFLDADVRLKPGAIAAAVHRMQIEQIDLLTVCPEVVCGCLAEWLVQPLILTLLAIGFDFAEVSRPDSETAFANGQFMLFRRTAYEKLGGHQSVASEVVEDVELARRVKQMGLRLKYALGQHLTSVRMYTSWAAIWEGWTKNWYLGSRRNLPLILYSAIVTVWICTLPWLGLMGLTMQAIIVGLDWTGWLASGIALAVILFQYRLRQSLYELVGLPPRYWWLTGIGGLLVAAIALASIIKTETGWGWTWRGRSLKL
- a CDS encoding tetratricopeptide repeat protein encodes the protein MLDTGQLPLSGETLQCFRRGLSALMAEEFEQAVFYFDRVLNARPDFYEAWYERGLALENCGDYRDAIASFDRALALHPKLDVAFQIWHDRGNALQYGLGDYIGAIACYDQALNIKPDYEIAWQNRGNALLYGLNVPEEALSCYSRALQINPDSHLAWRNRGNALVELGRHTEAIASYDRALSIQPDDEVSRQARNLASEHMGFSDRQPTTSPVWYTTGQEDPTFVEGDSRFGKASLSEWISSEGALPITQGQPFLVVEDDLGRREILLEKDHYRLGRDPHNDICLHSRFASRQHAFLTKVLREDHTFTYRISDGSPDGKPSTNGLLINGQKLRDWELQPGDTVVFGPRVQIIYRLAPAPFIS